A region of the Prochlorothrix hollandica PCC 9006 = CALU 1027 genome:
CTAACGGATGAATTGATGATTGCCAGTGTGGATTCAACTATGGCTCCGTTGTCTGGCTATTTAAACCGAAAATTTTATTACCCAGAATTGCAAGATTGGGGTAGTTTTACCCTCTTCCGCTCAGGACGAACGGAAACCCCATTACCCCAGGTCTTGGATCAGGCGATCGCCCTACTGCGGGGGGAGAAACCTACCATTACTCCGGCCCGCGATCGTGCCCTATTGGTGTTGAACTATGAACTCGATCCCAGTTTGGCCAGCCCCCAGGTTGCTGCCCTCACCATTACTCCCCTCCAGCAATTTCGGCGGTCCTACATCATCAATGAACAGTACTATCTCTACTGGATCAGCCTGCGATCGTCCTAGGGGTTCATTGGCCTCCAAGATAGCCATAACAATAGCAGCCCTTCATTAAATTGTTGTACTGTCGGTGTCTTAGACTCTGCTTGTTCCTGAACTCAGGTTGTTTTATGGGGTTGGTGTGATATGTTGCGCAGTTCCCACGATCGGTCCTGGATCCTGGGCCTAACCTTAGCGGCCCTCCTGCTGTACTGCCTGAATCTGGGGAATCTGCCCCTACGGGACTGGGACGAGGGCACCTATGCCCAGGTCGCGCGGGAAATTTACCGGGCTGGCCGATGGGGCTGGGTCCATCCCACCCTTTGGGGCGAACCCGACTTTACTAAACCACCCCTCGTCCACAGCCTCATGGCCTTGGCCTACCACTGGGGCGGCATCCACGCCTGGACCAGTCGCTTGCCGGGAGCCTTGTTTGGCGCGGCGGCGGTGCCCCTGCTCTATGGGGTGGGGGCGGCCCTGTTTCCCACCCGGTTACCCGTGCGTTTTGGCTGCTTGGTCTACCTGACCCTGATGCCCGTGGTGCGCCATGGTCGCCTTGCCATGTTGGATGGGGCGGTGGTGTTTTTCTGGTTGCTGTTGCTGCTGTGTTTGCTGCGATCGCGCCGCCATCCCCCCTGGGCCTTGGGGGTGGGTCTGGGGTTTGGTCTGATAGTTCTAACCAAAGGGATCTTGGGGATCCTGCTCCTGGGGTTGGCCCTCGTCTTTGTGCTGTGGGATAGCCCCTATGGACTGCGATCGCCCTATCTCTGGGGTGGTATCGCGTTGGGGTTTCTCCCCGCCGCCACCTGGTATGGTCTCCAATGGCAACACTATGGCCAGACCTTTGTGGAGGTGGCCCTGTTCAACCAAAACGTCGATCGCATTTGGGAGACCGTCGAAAACAACGATGGTCCCCCCTGGTATTACGTCGTGGAGTTGCTCAAATATAGTTGGCCCTGGCTGCTGTTTTTGCCCTGGGGCTTGGGGCGAACCTGGGGCGATCGCCACCTCAGTTGGGCTAAATTGCTCCTGGTGTGGGCCGGGGGCTACCTGGCGACCATCTCCGTTATGGGTACCAAACTGCCCTGGTACATCTTTCCCCTCTACCCCGCCCTGGCCCTAATCATCGGGGTTAGCCTCGCCCACACCTGGCAATCCCTAGGCGGCTCCGGGGGCCAACCCTACACCCCCCAACCCGTGCCCCAACCTTGGCTCTGGGGACTGGGGATTCTAGCGGGGGGAGCCGTGGCTGGCATGGTCTACTTTTCCCCTGGCGGTGGGGAACCCGCACCGGGACTGCTGTTGGCCTGTGGCCTGATTAGTGGCAGTGCTGGGGTCAGCGTGGTCTTGGCACGGCGGGGCAATGGGCTGTTTCTGCCGGTGTTGCTGTGGAGTTGGTACCTGGGGCTATTGCTGTTTGTCAGTTCCCAGCATTGGGTCTGGGAGTTGGCGGAAGATTACCCCGTGCAACCCGTCGCCGCCTTGGTGCAACAGCACACCCCCCCAGGGGCGATCGTCTACACGTCCCATCCCCATGAACGCCCCTCGTTGAATTTTTATAGCGATCGTCGCGTCCGATCCCGCCCCTTTGAGATGCTCCAAAACCCGCCCCTTGCCAACCCCGGCGATCCGCCCGTTTATTGGCTGGTGGCCAGTCCCCTGCTGTCCCAACTCTCCCGCCCCCCTGCCATTCTCGGTACCACGGCGGATTGGACCTTAATCCAACTCCAGCCCCCCGATTCCCAGCCCTAGGACACCAAAACGTCAGTGCGCCTAGCCTCCAAAATTTCGGTTTTGTTCGTACAGCAGTCCTAAATCAGTTGTAGGCATCTCGATGGCTGAAACCCTTGGTGTGGTGTGCCCCCTCCGGGGGCACACCACAGTAACTATTCAGGGGGGGACGAAGTTAGTAGGGGTCGTGCCCCCGTGCCGACCCTCTTGGTGACCCACAGCCGGGGCAACCACGGGGGGATTGCCCCTACCAAAATCGGGGAATCTGCCCAGGTGAAATAGACCCTCTCCCATCGCCTCAGGTCTGTTTTCTGAAGCCTGAAACCCTCATTCTCCC
Encoded here:
- a CDS encoding thioredoxin produces the protein MPTLLVTHSRGNHGGIAPTKIGESAQVK
- a CDS encoding ArnT family glycosyltransferase encodes the protein MLRSSHDRSWILGLTLAALLLYCLNLGNLPLRDWDEGTYAQVAREIYRAGRWGWVHPTLWGEPDFTKPPLVHSLMALAYHWGGIHAWTSRLPGALFGAAAVPLLYGVGAALFPTRLPVRFGCLVYLTLMPVVRHGRLAMLDGAVVFFWLLLLLCLLRSRRHPPWALGVGLGFGLIVLTKGILGILLLGLALVFVLWDSPYGLRSPYLWGGIALGFLPAATWYGLQWQHYGQTFVEVALFNQNVDRIWETVENNDGPPWYYVVELLKYSWPWLLFLPWGLGRTWGDRHLSWAKLLLVWAGGYLATISVMGTKLPWYIFPLYPALALIIGVSLAHTWQSLGGSGGQPYTPQPVPQPWLWGLGILAGGAVAGMVYFSPGGGEPAPGLLLACGLISGSAGVSVVLARRGNGLFLPVLLWSWYLGLLLFVSSQHWVWELAEDYPVQPVAALVQQHTPPGAIVYTSHPHERPSLNFYSDRRVRSRPFEMLQNPPLANPGDPPVYWLVASPLLSQLSRPPAILGTTADWTLIQLQPPDSQP